The Lysobacter panacisoli genome includes a window with the following:
- a CDS encoding glycosyltransferase family 9 protein: MLRDLLRLSSHEAVPMSPPSAPAVLVIRQGAFGDLIQADGALRDIRAHHRDARIVLLVAPAYRRLMERCPHVDELVLDPRASLLRPGQTLAVLRRLRAQRFERVYDLQGSDRTAFYRRWMPGSGEWFRRHNPSDSGVPDREAYATLLAQAGIAGRSLPDVGWMADDVQALLDAQGIRPGYVVLVPGSAARHPHKRWPHYADLARRLSDDGRQVVVAPGPDELELTRNLPCHVLTGPSGYLDWFALAGVLRGAAFVIGNDTGPTHLAAGLGVPGLALFGPHTSANRTGIRMGRFDAIEVADLQALSVDAVMAEIHARIDAHPGSDRR; encoded by the coding sequence ATGCTGCGTGACCTCCTGCGCCTCTCGTCGCACGAAGCGGTGCCGATGTCGCCTCCCTCCGCGCCCGCCGTCCTGGTGATCCGGCAGGGTGCGTTCGGCGACCTGATCCAGGCCGATGGCGCCCTCCGCGACATCCGCGCGCACCATCGCGACGCCCGCATCGTGCTGCTGGTCGCGCCGGCCTACCGCCGGCTGATGGAGCGCTGCCCGCACGTGGACGAGTTGGTCCTCGACCCGCGCGCGTCGCTGCTGCGCCCGGGCCAGACCCTCGCCGTCCTGCGCCGACTGCGGGCGCAGCGCTTCGAACGTGTCTACGACCTGCAAGGCAGCGACCGGACCGCGTTCTACCGGCGCTGGATGCCCGGGTCCGGCGAGTGGTTCCGCAGGCACAATCCTTCAGACAGCGGCGTGCCGGATCGCGAGGCGTACGCAACCCTGCTCGCCCAGGCCGGCATCGCCGGCAGGTCGCTGCCCGACGTGGGCTGGATGGCCGACGACGTGCAGGCGCTGCTCGACGCGCAAGGAATCCGCCCCGGCTACGTGGTGCTGGTTCCCGGCAGCGCCGCGCGACACCCGCACAAGCGCTGGCCGCACTACGCGGACCTCGCTCGACGACTCTCCGACGACGGCCGGCAGGTGGTCGTGGCGCCGGGTCCGGACGAACTCGAACTCACCCGCAACCTGCCCTGCCACGTGCTGACCGGGCCGTCGGGCTATCTCGACTGGTTCGCGTTGGCCGGCGTGTTGCGCGGCGCGGCGTTCGTCATCGGCAACGACACCGGTCCAACCCATCTGGCGGCCGGGCTCGGCGTGCCGGGGCTGGCACTGTTCGGGCCGCACACGAGCGCGAACCGTACCGGCATCCGCATGGGCCGTTTCGATGCGATTGAAGTCGCCGACCTGCAAGCGCTGTCCGTGGACGCGGTGATGGCCGAAATCCACGCGCGCATCGACGCGCATCCGGGCTCCGACCGACGCTGA
- the gyrA gene encoding DNA gyrase subunit A — MAELAKEIIPVNLEDEMRRSYLDYAMSVIVGRALPDARDGLKPVHRRVLYAMNELGAHSNKPYYKSARIVGDVIGKYHPHGDTAVYDTLVRMAQPFSLRYMLVDGQGNFGSIDGDNAAAMRYTEARMSRISHELMADIDKETVDFQPNYDEKELEPTVMPTRVPNLLVNGSAGIAVGMATNIPPHNLSEVIDATIALIDDPAIDVDGLIQYIPGPDFPTAGIINGTAGIVTAYRTGRGRVRMRARAEVEVADNGREAIVVTEIPYQVNKARLIEKIAELVKEKKLEGISELRDESDKDGMRIYIEVKRGESAEVVLNNLYQQTQMESVFGINMVAIVDGRPKLLNLKDLLEVFVKHRREVVTRRTIFELRKARQRAHILEGLTVALANIDEMIELIRTSANPNEARDRMLARTWEPGLVGALLAASGADASRPEDLPAGVGLIDGRYQLTETQAQQILEMRLHRLTGLEQDKLTEEYKQLLETIRGLIEILEDPGVLLEVIRTELRNIKEEFGDARRSEIRASEEDLDILDLIAPEDVVVTLSHSGYAKRQPVSAYRAQKRGGKGRNAASTKDEDFIDHLWLVNTHDTLLTFTSTGRVFWLPVHQLPDAGPNARGRPIINWIPLEAGEQVQAVLPVREYEEGRFVFFATRNGTVKKTPLTEFAFRLQRGKIAINLDDGDALVDVALTDGERDIMLFASNGKAVRFAEDAVRSMGRTATGVRGIRLAEGEEGEEGEANTSGAYVVSLIVVEGEGDILTASERGYGKRTPLEEYPRKGRGTQGVIALKTTERNGKLIGAVQLSDHHDVLLISDGGTLVRTRAAEISQVGRNTQGVTLMRMAAEESLQTLERVDASLDEDEEGTTEAPVDAGLGGASTGESESLPT; from the coding sequence ATGGCCGAACTCGCCAAGGAAATCATCCCGGTCAACCTCGAAGACGAGATGCGCCGCAGCTACCTCGATTACGCGATGAGCGTGATCGTGGGACGCGCGCTCCCGGATGCGCGAGACGGACTCAAGCCGGTGCACCGCCGCGTGCTGTACGCGATGAACGAGCTCGGCGCACACAGCAACAAGCCGTACTACAAGTCGGCGCGTATCGTCGGTGACGTGATCGGTAAGTACCATCCGCACGGCGACACCGCGGTGTACGACACGCTGGTGCGCATGGCGCAGCCGTTCTCGTTGCGCTACATGCTGGTGGACGGGCAGGGCAACTTCGGTTCGATCGACGGCGACAACGCCGCGGCGATGCGATACACCGAAGCGCGCATGTCGCGCATCAGCCACGAGCTGATGGCCGACATCGACAAGGAAACCGTCGACTTCCAGCCCAACTACGACGAGAAGGAACTCGAGCCCACCGTCATGCCGACGCGTGTGCCGAACCTGCTGGTCAACGGCTCGGCCGGCATCGCGGTGGGCATGGCCACCAACATCCCGCCGCACAACCTGTCGGAAGTGATCGACGCGACCATCGCACTGATCGACGACCCGGCGATCGACGTTGACGGCCTGATCCAGTACATCCCGGGCCCGGATTTCCCGACCGCGGGCATCATCAACGGCACCGCCGGCATCGTCACCGCGTACCGCACCGGCCGTGGCCGCGTGCGCATGCGCGCGCGCGCCGAGGTGGAAGTGGCCGACAACGGCCGCGAGGCGATCGTCGTCACCGAGATCCCCTACCAGGTCAACAAGGCTCGCCTGATCGAGAAGATCGCCGAGCTGGTCAAGGAAAAGAAGCTCGAGGGCATCAGCGAGCTGCGCGACGAGTCCGACAAGGACGGCATGCGCATCTACATCGAGGTCAAGCGCGGCGAATCGGCGGAGGTCGTGCTCAACAACCTCTACCAGCAAACCCAGATGGAGTCGGTGTTCGGCATCAACATGGTGGCGATCGTCGACGGCCGCCCGAAGCTGCTGAACCTGAAGGACCTGCTGGAAGTCTTCGTCAAGCACCGCCGCGAAGTCGTCACCCGCCGCACCATCTTCGAGCTGCGCAAGGCACGCCAGCGCGCGCACATCCTCGAAGGCCTCACGGTCGCGCTCGCCAACATCGACGAGATGATCGAGCTGATCCGCACGTCGGCTAACCCGAACGAAGCGCGCGACCGCATGCTTGCGCGCACGTGGGAGCCGGGCCTGGTCGGTGCGCTGCTCGCGGCGTCTGGCGCCGATGCTTCGCGTCCGGAAGACCTGCCGGCCGGCGTGGGCCTGATCGATGGCCGCTACCAGCTGACCGAAACGCAGGCGCAGCAGATCCTGGAAATGCGCCTGCACCGCCTGACCGGCCTGGAGCAGGACAAGCTCACCGAGGAATACAAGCAGCTGCTGGAAACCATCCGCGGCCTGATCGAGATCCTCGAGGATCCGGGCGTGCTGTTGGAGGTGATCCGCACCGAACTGCGCAACATCAAGGAAGAGTTCGGCGACGCCCGCCGCAGCGAGATCCGCGCGAGCGAGGAAGACCTCGACATCCTCGACCTCATCGCGCCGGAAGACGTGGTGGTCACGCTGTCGCATTCCGGTTACGCCAAGCGCCAGCCGGTCAGTGCGTACCGCGCGCAGAAGCGCGGCGGCAAGGGGCGCAACGCGGCCAGCACCAAGGACGAGGACTTCATCGACCACCTGTGGCTGGTCAACACGCACGACACGCTGTTGACCTTCACCAGCACCGGCCGCGTGTTCTGGCTGCCGGTCCACCAGTTGCCTGACGCCGGCCCGAACGCGCGCGGCCGCCCGATCATCAACTGGATCCCGCTGGAAGCCGGCGAGCAGGTCCAGGCCGTGCTGCCGGTGCGCGAGTACGAGGAAGGCCGCTTCGTGTTCTTCGCCACGCGCAACGGAACGGTCAAGAAGACGCCGCTGACGGAGTTCGCGTTCCGCCTGCAGCGCGGCAAGATCGCCATCAACCTCGACGACGGCGACGCGCTGGTCGACGTGGCGCTGACCGATGGCGAGCGCGACATCATGCTGTTCGCCAGCAACGGCAAGGCCGTGCGCTTCGCCGAGGATGCCGTGCGCTCGATGGGCCGCACCGCGACCGGCGTGCGCGGCATCCGCCTGGCCGAAGGCGAGGAGGGCGAGGAAGGCGAAGCCAACACCAGCGGCGCCTACGTCGTCAGCCTGATCGTGGTCGAAGGCGAGGGCGACATCCTCACCGCCAGCGAACGCGGCTACGGCAAGCGCACCCCGCTCGAGGAGTACCCGCGCAAGGGCCGTGGCACGCAGGGCGTGATCGCGCTCAAGACGACCGAGCGCAACGGCAAGCTGATCGGCGCGGTGCAGCTCTCGGACCACCATGACGTGCTGCTGATTTCCGATGGCGGCACCCTGGTGCGCACGCGTGCGGCGGAGATCTCGCAGGTCGGCCGCAACACGCAGGGCGTGACCCTGATGCGCATGGCTGCGGAGGAAAGCCTGCAGACGCTGGAACGCGTCGACGCCTCGCTGGACGAGGACGAGGAAGGCACGACCGAGGCCCCGGTCGACGCCGGTCTCGGCGGTGCAAGCACGGGCGAGTCGGAGTCGCTGCCGACTTGA
- the mtnA gene encoding S-methyl-5-thioribose-1-phosphate isomerase, whose product MSTTLDFDRYDRIRPIRWTGDSLELLDQRKLPFVVEYVTCADSDAVAEAIHALTVRGAPAIGIAAAWGVVLAARSVEAANGNDAATKLEPALQRLNAARPTAVNLAWALARMRRVLVTAGADWRDVLDREAQAIADEDLAANRRMGALGAALIEPRSGVLTHCNTGSLATAGFGTALGVIRAGVAEGRIDKVFAGETRPWLQGARLTVWELQQDGISPTLIADSAASHLMKSGDVQWVVVGADRICANGDTANKIGTYQLAIAARHHGLKFMVVAPSSTVDMETPSGDAIHIEERDPGELFAVGGVRTAAQDVGAWNPVFDVTPHELIDAIVTERGVIERPDAAAMKVAFGS is encoded by the coding sequence ATGAGCACGACCCTCGATTTCGATCGTTACGACCGCATCCGCCCGATCCGCTGGACCGGCGATTCCCTGGAACTGCTGGACCAGCGCAAGCTGCCGTTCGTGGTCGAGTACGTCACCTGCGCCGACAGCGATGCGGTGGCCGAGGCCATCCACGCGTTGACGGTGCGCGGCGCGCCGGCGATCGGTATTGCTGCGGCGTGGGGCGTCGTCCTGGCCGCGCGCAGCGTCGAGGCCGCGAACGGCAACGATGCAGCGACGAAACTCGAGCCCGCGCTGCAGCGCCTCAATGCGGCGCGTCCGACCGCCGTGAACCTGGCCTGGGCGCTGGCGCGCATGCGCCGCGTGCTGGTCACCGCCGGTGCCGACTGGCGCGACGTGCTCGACCGCGAAGCGCAGGCGATCGCCGACGAAGATCTCGCTGCCAACCGTCGCATGGGCGCACTTGGCGCCGCACTGATCGAACCGCGCAGCGGTGTGCTCACGCACTGCAACACCGGTTCGCTGGCGACCGCCGGTTTCGGCACCGCACTGGGCGTGATTCGCGCCGGCGTGGCCGAGGGCCGCATCGACAAGGTCTTCGCCGGCGAGACGCGGCCGTGGCTGCAGGGCGCGCGCCTGACGGTGTGGGAGCTCCAGCAGGACGGCATCTCGCCGACCCTGATCGCCGATTCCGCCGCCTCGCACCTGATGAAGTCCGGCGACGTGCAGTGGGTGGTGGTCGGCGCCGACCGCATCTGCGCCAACGGTGATACCGCGAACAAGATCGGCACCTACCAGCTCGCCATCGCCGCGCGCCACCACGGCCTGAAGTTCATGGTCGTCGCCCCGTCCTCGACGGTCGACATGGAAACGCCCTCCGGCGATGCGATCCACATCGAGGAACGCGATCCGGGCGAGCTGTTCGCCGTCGGCGGCGTGCGCACCGCGGCGCAGGACGTAGGCGCCTGGAACCCGGTGTTCGACGTCACCCCGCACGAACTCATCGACGCCATCGTGACCGAACGCGGCGTGATCGAGCGCCCCGACGCGGCTGCGATGAAGGTCGCTTTCGGCAGCTGA
- a CDS encoding DUF3011 domain-containing protein: MSMGLRRGFALLLALPVLSWVGPAAAQYANGERQTVRCDSNDSRYRECPADTRGGVRLERQYSKSACIEGRSWGYDRRGVWVNNGCRAEFALGRRGNGNGGGWNGDDRGETVRCDSNDSRYKQCPIDGRRVVLVRQHSKTACIEGRNWGVGRGFVWVDGGCRAEFASNGYGGGQGGGWDGGHGGGQGGGWGGGHGGGQGGGWGSAQTLYCGSDNHRQRRCNFSIRRDARLVRQTSKAACIEGNSWGWDRNGVWVTSGCRGEFQAF; encoded by the coding sequence ATGAGCATGGGATTGCGTCGGGGATTCGCACTGTTGCTTGCACTGCCGGTGTTGTCGTGGGTCGGACCGGCGGCCGCGCAGTACGCCAATGGCGAACGGCAGACGGTGCGCTGCGACTCCAACGACAGCCGCTATCGCGAGTGTCCCGCCGACACGCGCGGCGGCGTGCGCCTTGAGCGCCAGTATTCGAAGTCCGCCTGCATCGAAGGTCGCAGCTGGGGTTACGACCGTCGTGGCGTGTGGGTGAACAACGGTTGCCGCGCCGAGTTCGCGCTCGGTCGTCGCGGCAACGGCAACGGCGGTGGCTGGAACGGCGACGATCGTGGCGAGACCGTGCGCTGCGATTCCAACGACAGCCGCTACAAGCAGTGCCCGATCGACGGGCGTCGCGTCGTGCTGGTGCGCCAGCATTCCAAGACCGCGTGCATCGAAGGCCGCAACTGGGGCGTCGGTCGCGGCTTCGTGTGGGTCGACGGCGGCTGCCGCGCCGAGTTCGCCAGCAACGGCTACGGCGGCGGACAGGGCGGCGGCTGGGATGGTGGACACGGAGGCGGACAGGGCGGCGGTTGGGGCGGTGGACACGGAGGCGGGCAGGGCGGTGGCTGGGGTTCCGCCCAGACGCTCTACTGCGGTTCCGACAATCATCGCCAGCGCCGCTGCAACTTCAGCATCCGTCGCGACGCACGCCTCGTCCGCCAGACCTCAAAGGCCGCATGCATCGAGGGCAACAGCTGGGGCTGGGATCGCAACGGCGTATGGGTGACCAGCGGCTGCCGCGGCGAGTTCCAGGCCTTCTGA
- a CDS encoding DUF3011 domain-containing protein: protein MRGWAFSTLAALGVLIAPDAPAQDAGGRFYGDRILRCESRDQETNLCPADIRGGVRLLRTLSRSECNEGQSWGLDPSGIWVRYGCRADFVIGYGGSIGSGYGAKVMRCESRSGRWQHCPSETRAGVELVRQLSKNPCIRGQNWGADVRGVWVSGGCRAEFRMMVDVANEAPRGDIVRCDSNDSLPRHCPADTSRGVRLFRQLSRSACVQGRTWGFDDNGIWVENGCRAEFELPRKQQSGG from the coding sequence ATGCGCGGCTGGGCGTTTTCGACGTTGGCGGCACTGGGTGTACTGATTGCGCCGGACGCGCCGGCGCAGGACGCGGGCGGTCGTTTCTACGGCGATCGGATCCTGCGTTGCGAATCGCGCGACCAGGAAACGAACCTGTGTCCGGCCGACATCCGCGGCGGCGTGCGCCTGCTGCGCACGCTGTCGCGTTCGGAATGCAACGAAGGCCAGAGCTGGGGCCTGGATCCCTCTGGCATCTGGGTGCGCTACGGTTGCCGGGCCGATTTCGTCATCGGTTACGGCGGCAGCATCGGCAGCGGTTATGGCGCCAAGGTGATGCGCTGCGAATCTCGCAGCGGTCGCTGGCAACACTGTCCTTCGGAAACACGCGCCGGTGTCGAACTGGTTCGCCAGCTCTCCAAGAATCCCTGCATCCGTGGCCAGAACTGGGGCGCCGATGTTCGCGGCGTATGGGTGTCGGGCGGGTGTCGCGCCGAGTTCCGCATGATGGTCGACGTCGCCAACGAAGCACCGCGCGGCGACATCGTGCGCTGCGATTCCAACGACAGCCTGCCGCGTCATTGCCCGGCCGACACCTCGCGCGGCGTGCGCCTGTTCCGCCAGCTGTCGCGCTCTGCCTGCGTGCAGGGGCGCACCTGGGGATTCGACGACAACGGCATCTGGGTCGAGAACGGTTGCCGTGCCGAATTCGAGTTGCCGAGAAAGCAGCAAAGCGGCGGCTGA
- the epmA gene encoding EF-P lysine aminoacylase EpmA: MSSDWQPSATFDALRLRARLNATVRAFFAARDVVEVETPVMSLAGNTDPNIASFHLEFSGRTDGAPRTRWLRTSPEYPLKRLLAAGLGDCYELGRVFRDGEAGGRHNPEFTMLEWYRLGWDHQRLIDETVDLVLAALALVGRNATLSRIGYHELYRTRLGVDPATSSDGELRAALGEIVIDPTGLTRDDWLDLLMTHRLQPDFPTDQLLAVYDYPASQCALARVRDGEVPVAERFELYLGPLELANGYHELADAREQGERFDRDLRLRRQRGDREPPRDERLLRALDAGFPQCAGVALGMDRLMMALLGTGRIADVLAFDFARA, translated from the coding sequence ATGAGCAGCGACTGGCAACCATCGGCCACGTTCGATGCGCTGCGCCTGCGCGCGCGACTCAACGCGACCGTCCGCGCGTTCTTCGCTGCGCGCGATGTGGTCGAGGTCGAGACGCCGGTGATGTCGCTGGCCGGCAACACCGATCCGAACATCGCCTCGTTCCATCTTGAATTCAGTGGCCGCACCGACGGCGCGCCACGTACGCGCTGGCTGCGCACGTCGCCGGAGTATCCGCTCAAGCGCTTGCTGGCGGCGGGATTAGGCGACTGCTACGAACTCGGTCGCGTGTTCCGCGACGGCGAGGCGGGCGGTCGCCACAATCCCGAGTTCACCATGCTCGAGTGGTACCGCCTCGGTTGGGACCACCAGCGCCTGATCGACGAAACCGTGGACCTGGTGCTGGCTGCGCTCGCGCTGGTCGGTCGCAATGCGACGCTGTCGCGCATCGGCTACCACGAGCTGTACCGCACGCGGCTCGGCGTCGATCCGGCCACGTCCAGCGACGGGGAACTACGCGCGGCGCTGGGCGAGATCGTGATCGATCCGACCGGCCTGACCCGCGACGACTGGCTGGACCTGCTGATGACGCATCGCCTGCAGCCGGACTTCCCGACGGATCAGCTGCTGGCCGTGTACGACTATCCCGCGTCGCAATGCGCGCTGGCGCGCGTGCGCGACGGCGAAGTGCCGGTGGCGGAACGTTTCGAGCTGTACCTGGGCCCGCTGGAACTGGCCAACGGCTACCACGAGCTTGCCGACGCGCGCGAGCAGGGCGAACGCTTCGATCGCGACCTGCGGCTGCGGCGCCAGCGTGGCGACCGCGAGCCGCCGCGCGACGAACGCCTGCTGCGGGCATTGGACGCGGGTTTCCCTCAGTGCGCGGGCGTGGCGCTGGGCATGGACCGGCTGATGATGGCCCTGCTGGGCACGGGCCGGATTGCCGACGTGCTCGCCTTCGACTTCGCCCGTGCCTGA
- the ligA gene encoding NAD-dependent DNA ligase LigA, with protein MAKTPTPADRIAELRQRIDDANYRYYVLDDPSIPDAEWDALLRELQSLEAAHPELVTPDSPTQRVGIAPTGTFAEVRHAIPMLSLGNAFTDEEVADFERRIEEKLGRRAPRFSAEPKLDGLAISLRYEDGRFAQGATRGDGATGEDVTANLRTIKAIPLQLRGKGWPSVLEVRGEVYMPLAAFKAYNERAVKEGGKVLANPRNGAAGSLRQLDPRMTAQRPLAFYAYAVGVVEGANLPDTHSKTLAQLRDWGFPVSALNDVVEGTDGLLDYYRAMGEKRDSLPFDIDGVVYKLDDYAGQAEMGFVSRAPRWAIAHKFPAQEQSTVLEGIDIQIGRTGAATPVARLKPVQVAGVVVTNATLHNADQIARLDVRIGDTVIVRRAGDVIPEIVRVVPEYRDPHAPEWQMPTQCPVCGSEIVREEGEAVWRCSGELTCAAQRKEAIRHFASRRAMDIEGLGERFIEDLSDLDYLKSVADLYKLELDDLLEMKRRADERDGTTPETVKSGKVATKWAENLIEAIDHSRNTTLERFLYALGIQHVGESTAKALATWFGDLELIRRLPWPLFKRVPDIGGEVARAIGHFFDQPGNQQVIDDLLARGVMINDAHAPNPKLRDGLDLATLLVDLEIPKVTKIRAEQLAGAFTSAQALIDAPEHNFVAAGLPADTAQSFAQWLEDDDNARLIDSGARALARLVELTPQATAATLGVLDGQTAVLTGTLSSLSRDEAKAKLEALGAKVAGSVSKKTSFVVAGEAAGSKLDKAQELGVEIWDEARLLAFLAEHEA; from the coding sequence GTGGCCAAGACTCCGACTCCCGCCGACCGCATCGCCGAACTGCGCCAGCGCATCGACGACGCCAACTACCGCTACTACGTCCTCGACGATCCCTCGATCCCCGACGCGGAGTGGGACGCGCTGCTGCGCGAGTTGCAATCGCTGGAAGCCGCGCATCCGGAACTGGTGACGCCGGACTCGCCGACGCAGCGCGTCGGCATCGCCCCGACCGGCACGTTCGCCGAAGTGCGCCATGCGATCCCGATGCTGTCGCTGGGCAATGCGTTCACCGACGAGGAAGTCGCCGATTTCGAACGTCGCATCGAGGAAAAGCTCGGCCGTCGCGCGCCGCGCTTCTCCGCCGAACCCAAGCTCGACGGACTCGCGATCAGCCTGCGTTATGAGGACGGCCGCTTCGCGCAGGGCGCCACACGCGGCGACGGCGCCACCGGCGAGGACGTGACCGCCAACCTGCGCACGATCAAAGCCATTCCGCTGCAGCTGCGCGGCAAGGGCTGGCCCTCCGTGCTGGAAGTGCGCGGTGAGGTCTACATGCCGCTGGCCGCGTTCAAGGCCTACAACGAGCGCGCCGTGAAGGAAGGCGGCAAGGTGCTGGCGAACCCGCGCAACGGCGCGGCCGGTTCGCTGCGCCAGCTCGATCCGCGCATGACCGCGCAGCGTCCGCTCGCGTTCTATGCGTACGCGGTGGGCGTGGTCGAGGGCGCGAACCTGCCCGACACGCATTCGAAGACGCTGGCGCAGTTGCGCGACTGGGGTTTCCCGGTGAGCGCGCTCAACGACGTGGTCGAAGGCACGGACGGCCTGCTCGACTACTACCGCGCGATGGGCGAAAAGCGCGATTCGCTTCCCTTCGACATCGACGGCGTGGTCTACAAGCTCGACGACTACGCAGGCCAGGCCGAAATGGGCTTCGTCTCGCGCGCGCCGCGCTGGGCGATCGCGCACAAGTTCCCCGCGCAGGAACAGTCCACGGTGCTGGAAGGCATCGACATCCAGATCGGCCGCACCGGCGCGGCCACGCCGGTCGCACGCCTGAAGCCGGTGCAGGTGGCGGGCGTCGTCGTGACCAATGCGACGCTGCACAACGCCGACCAGATCGCGCGCCTGGACGTGCGCATCGGCGATACCGTGATCGTGCGCCGCGCGGGCGACGTGATCCCGGAGATCGTGCGCGTGGTGCCCGAATACCGCGACCCGCACGCGCCCGAGTGGCAGATGCCGACGCAATGCCCAGTGTGCGGTTCGGAGATCGTGCGTGAGGAAGGCGAGGCGGTGTGGCGCTGCTCGGGCGAACTCACCTGCGCCGCGCAGCGCAAGGAAGCCATCCGTCACTTCGCCTCGCGCCGCGCAATGGACATCGAAGGGCTGGGCGAGCGCTTCATCGAAGACCTGTCGGACCTCGACTACCTCAAGTCCGTCGCCGACCTGTACAAGCTCGAACTCGACGACCTGCTCGAGATGAAGCGCCGCGCCGACGAGCGCGACGGCACCACGCCGGAAACGGTGAAGTCGGGCAAGGTCGCGACCAAGTGGGCCGAAAACCTGATCGAGGCGATCGACCACAGTCGCAACACCACGCTCGAACGCTTCCTCTACGCGCTCGGTATCCAGCACGTCGGCGAGAGCACGGCGAAGGCGCTGGCGACGTGGTTCGGCGATCTCGAACTGATCCGCCGCCTGCCGTGGCCGCTGTTCAAGCGCGTGCCCGACATCGGCGGCGAAGTCGCGCGCGCCATCGGTCATTTCTTCGATCAGCCGGGCAACCAGCAGGTGATCGACGACCTGCTCGCGCGCGGCGTGATGATCAACGACGCGCACGCACCGAATCCGAAGCTGCGCGACGGTCTGGATCTTGCGACGCTGCTCGTCGACCTGGAAATCCCGAAGGTGACGAAGATCCGCGCGGAACAGCTGGCCGGTGCGTTTACGTCGGCGCAGGCGTTGATCGACGCACCCGAGCACAACTTCGTCGCCGCCGGCCTGCCCGCGGACACCGCGCAGTCGTTTGCGCAGTGGCTGGAAGACGACGACAACGCGCGCCTGATCGATAGCGGCGCTCGCGCGCTGGCGCGACTGGTCGAGCTGACGCCGCAGGCCACTGCGGCGACGCTGGGCGTGCTCGATGGCCAGACCGCGGTGCTCACCGGCACGCTGTCCAGCCTGAGCCGCGACGAAGCGAAAGCGAAGCTGGAAGCTCTCGGCGCCAAGGTCGCCGGCAGCGTGTCGAAGAAGACCAGTTTCGTGGTCGCCGGCGAGGCCGCCGGTTCCAAGCTCGACAAGGCGCAGGAACTGGGCGTGGAGATCTGGGACGAAGCACGCCTGCTCGCGTTCCTTGCCGAGCACGAGGCGTGA
- the zipA gene encoding cell division protein ZipA: MSDMTLLRIGILIAGLVLIAAIVFFGRPRKPGQGKRVPRDAAESTRHEPTLGEQIARDFEQQGRAAGETTAQAELELFDRTLEGGANNELGRRTTEEFDKIVTLYLAARAGQKLHGPDIVVAAEKAGLVYGHMGVFHRLVENHPERGPVFSVANIMKPGSFDMAQIQALETPAIAFFLTLPAPVNALDGWEMMLPTAQRMAELLDGVVLDEQRNALGRQRIAHIRDELRAYDRQREAPPLTKPTRW; this comes from the coding sequence ATGTCCGACATGACCCTGCTGCGGATCGGAATCCTGATCGCGGGTCTCGTGCTGATCGCGGCGATCGTGTTCTTCGGTCGCCCGCGCAAACCGGGGCAGGGCAAGCGCGTGCCGCGCGATGCCGCCGAGTCGACGCGCCACGAACCGACGCTGGGCGAGCAGATCGCGCGCGATTTCGAGCAGCAGGGCCGCGCCGCTGGCGAGACGACCGCGCAGGCGGAGCTGGAGCTGTTCGACCGCACCCTGGAAGGCGGCGCCAACAACGAGCTGGGCCGTCGCACCACCGAAGAGTTCGACAAGATCGTCACGCTGTACCTGGCCGCGCGCGCGGGGCAGAAACTGCACGGTCCGGACATCGTCGTCGCGGCCGAGAAGGCCGGCCTGGTCTACGGCCACATGGGCGTGTTCCACCGCCTGGTCGAGAACCATCCCGAGCGCGGCCCGGTATTCAGCGTCGCCAACATCATGAAGCCCGGCAGTTTCGACATGGCGCAGATCCAGGCGCTGGAAACCCCGGCGATCGCGTTCTTCCTGACCCTGCCGGCGCCCGTCAACGCGCTCGACGGCTGGGAAATGATGCTGCCGACCGCGCAGCGCATGGCCGAACTGCTGGACGGTGTGGTCCTGGACGAACAGCGCAACGCGCTGGGACGCCAGCGCATCGCCCACATCCGCGATGAGCTGCGTGCCTACGACCGCCAGCGCGAAGCGCCGCCGCTGACCAAGCCGACGCGCTGGTGA